The following are from one region of the Arcobacter defluvii genome:
- a CDS encoding helix-turn-helix domain-containing protein: MNIQTNYNKLIPEKVLFPLSEVQDIGILKISTAKKMIDKGLLEIVRIGNKIHISRTELIRYLEDNTTEKTA; this comes from the coding sequence ATGAATATACAAACAAACTACAACAAGCTTATTCCTGAAAAGGTTTTATTTCCATTATCGGAAGTACAAGACATAGGAATTTTAAAAATATCAACAGCTAAAAAGATGATTGATAAAGGATTACTTGAAATTGTTAGAATTGGAAATAAAATACACATATCAAGAACAGAGTTAATTAGATACTTAGAAGATAATACAACAGAGAAAACAGCATAA
- a CDS encoding XRE family transcriptional regulator — translation MTKTEFNKLLYDANLSKKEFSNLVELSSVTVNGWGGNDKPIPVWVSSWLENYIKAKKFDLIVNNIKPYI, via the coding sequence ATGACTAAAACTGAATTTAACAAATTACTCTATGATGCTAATTTATCTAAAAAAGAATTTAGCAATTTAGTGGAGCTTTCATCTGTAACTGTTAATGGTTGGGGTGGTAACGATAAACCTATACCTGTATGGGTTAGCTCTTGGCTTGAAAACTATATTAAAGCAAAAAAATTTGATTTAATTGTTAATAATATCAAACCTTACATTTAA
- a CDS encoding APC family permease: protein MDDIHRKRDKTLGIPELIAIALGGMVGGGIFTILGISVSMIGAYTPFAIILGGIVAALAAYSYIKLGVYYQDEGATYSFFKRTFPNSAFAASLIGWWVIFGYISTLSLYAYTFSSYALSSFSYANDEIIRKLVAGVVIFVFTLINLWSVKGMGKIEDLMVYTKLVILIIISFVLINHSNTTIPNLLNESKDVEFSAILIVASITFVAYEGFQLVINAVNEMDNPQKNIPIAIYSAIALAILLYVVISFGAILAISFDDIIANKEYALASGANKVLGHWGNDLVIIGALLATSSAISGTLFGASRQMSIVAKDGFFPKFLEKRNIYNIPTNSILMMSFLAFCLILSGSLKLILEFGSVTFLIVSLLMAIANFKIRDKTDSSFFITILAIVLLLASTILIIFYEFQVEMEQMFFIVFLYVVLTFLSWIYSKRK, encoded by the coding sequence ATGGATGACATTCATAGAAAAAGAGATAAAACCTTAGGAATTCCAGAATTAATTGCAATTGCATTAGGTGGAATGGTAGGTGGAGGAATTTTTACAATTTTAGGAATTTCTGTCTCTATGATTGGAGCATATACTCCGTTTGCTATTATTTTAGGAGGAATAGTTGCCGCATTAGCTGCATATTCATATATAAAATTAGGAGTTTATTATCAAGATGAAGGAGCAACATACTCTTTTTTTAAAAGAACCTTTCCAAATTCAGCTTTTGCAGCTTCATTGATTGGTTGGTGGGTTATTTTTGGATATATAAGTACACTTTCTTTATATGCATATACTTTTTCTTCTTATGCTCTTAGTAGTTTTTCTTATGCAAATGATGAGATTATTAGAAAATTAGTTGCAGGAGTTGTAATCTTTGTTTTTACACTTATAAATCTTTGGAGTGTAAAAGGTATGGGAAAAATTGAAGATTTGATGGTTTATACAAAATTGGTTATTTTGATTATCATATCTTTTGTATTAATTAACCATAGTAATACAACTATTCCAAATTTATTAAATGAAAGTAAAGATGTAGAATTTTCAGCTATTTTAATCGTTGCTTCAATTACTTTTGTGGCATATGAAGGTTTTCAATTAGTTATAAATGCTGTAAATGAGATGGATAATCCACAAAAAAATATTCCAATTGCTATTTATAGTGCAATTGCATTAGCCATTTTACTTTATGTAGTTATTTCTTTTGGGGCAATTTTAGCAATATCATTTGATGATATTATTGCAAATAAAGAGTATGCTTTAGCTTCAGGAGCTAATAAAGTTTTAGGACATTGGGGAAATGATTTGGTAATTATTGGAGCTTTACTTGCTACAAGTAGTGCAATAAGTGGTACTCTTTTTGGTGCTTCAAGACAAATGTCAATTGTTGCAAAAGATGGATTCTTCCCAAAATTTTTAGAAAAAAGAAATATATATAATATTCCAACAAACTCTATTTTGATGATGAGTTTTTTAGCTTTTTGTTTGATTTTAAGTGGTTCATTAAAATTGATATTAGAGTTTGGAAGTGTTACCTTTTTGATTGTATCTTTGCTTATGGCAATTGCAAATTTCAAAATAAGAGATAAAACTGATTCTTCTTTTTTTATTACAATTTTAGCAATTGTTTTATTGTTGGCAAGTACAATATTAATAATTTTCTACGAGTTTCAAGTTGAAATGGAACAAATGTTTTTTATAGTGTTTCTTTATGTAGTTTTAACTTTTTTATCTTGGATTTATTCAAAGAGAAAATAA
- a CDS encoding tyrosine-type recombinase/integrase: MNKFVSINIDKKDCKGLYLYCDTELKSINTADEATKLIGNIFKLQLKTRVDGKLFKKTFSFNKNKKSFIKALEYVASQRDDLRAKIKIDGTVREIKSNEENTITKKITFLKAVEEYLQLKEVSLRARTLVCYETALLNHCKELHNREITTITTYDIQKVVNALISKGRQPGTIKTFVMTMKGFFTFASDRYNINVNLKKLELPEVDNKVEYKLSLDDTKRIIKVLREYSKIDLGNGEVFYQFEEMKNIFAFSLTGRRISEILSLRFSNFDLDNNSYFIASSDAKGKKKLDFALDEYLLQALKSQARLRKVDFDSKSEVKLFTYNRESARKHFQNLLNSLNLPRLRLHDIRHMLGTTLVQNGVPIQDISRMLGHSSILITEQRYAKTNKEQASRATTAFNKLMED; encoded by the coding sequence ATGAATAAATTTGTAAGCATCAATATTGATAAAAAAGATTGCAAAGGTTTATACTTATATTGTGATACAGAATTAAAATCAATTAATACAGCAGATGAAGCTACAAAACTAATAGGAAACATTTTTAAATTGCAACTCAAAACTAGAGTTGATGGAAAACTATTTAAAAAAACTTTCTCATTCAATAAAAATAAAAAATCATTTATAAAAGCATTGGAATATGTAGCAAGTCAAAGAGATGATTTAAGAGCAAAGATTAAAATTGATGGAACAGTTAGAGAAATAAAGAGTAATGAAGAAAATACTATAACCAAAAAGATTACATTTTTAAAAGCAGTTGAAGAATATCTACAATTAAAAGAAGTATCATTAAGGGCAAGAACTTTAGTATGTTATGAAACAGCTTTATTAAATCATTGTAAAGAGTTACACAATAGAGAAATAACAACTATAACAACTTACGATATTCAAAAAGTAGTAAATGCTCTAATTAGTAAGGGACGACAACCTGGAACAATTAAAACCTTTGTTATGACCATGAAGGGTTTTTTTACATTTGCAAGTGATAGATATAATATAAATGTAAATCTCAAAAAATTAGAGTTGCCAGAAGTTGATAATAAAGTAGAGTATAAATTATCTTTAGATGATACAAAGAGAATAATTAAAGTTTTGAGAGAGTATTCAAAAATAGATTTAGGAAATGGCGAAGTGTTCTATCAATTTGAAGAGATGAAAAATATTTTTGCTTTTTCACTTACTGGAAGAAGAATATCAGAAATACTTAGTTTAAGATTTAGCAATTTTGATTTAGATAATAATTCATATTTTATTGCTTCATCAGATGCAAAAGGAAAAAAGAAATTAGATTTTGCATTAGATGAATATTTATTACAAGCATTGAAAAGTCAAGCAAGATTAAGAAAGGTTGATTTTGATTCTAAAAGTGAAGTAAAATTATTTACTTACAACAGAGAAAGTGCAAGAAAGCATTTTCAAAATTTACTTAATTCTTTAAATTTACCAAGATTAAGACTTCATGATATAAGGCATATGTTAGGAACGACTCTTGTACAAAATGGAGTACCAATTCAAGATATAAGTAGAATGTTAGGACATAGTAGTATTTTAATTACAGAGCAAAGATACGCAAAAACAAACAAAGAACAAGCAAGTAGAGCAACGACTGCATTTAATAAATTAATGGAAGACTAA
- a CDS encoding RluA family pseudouridine synthase — MPYIKKEFETIKGKKIEDFLQTLNLDLKLTLSLLEKGKISDENNNRLQKNQILKSNYIYITIFEPLSYGLKPIFETFHFAIFDKPSGVTVHPLTHQLNLYTLLDEIRFYLGENASLVHRIDTETSGLVLVAKNAFSDMFLKAMFEEKEYIKKYKAIVFGKIDKPIKIDTPITNDDGIIKLKMKTDINGKNSTTLITPISYDKNKNQTLVEAIPLTGRQHQIRVHLDSIGHSIIGDTLYGVDMNFANDFLNKKISNEKREEVTKAKRLMLQADYLEFKFLDIIYKFSSKQVIK, encoded by the coding sequence TTGCCGTATATAAAAAAAGAGTTTGAAACAATAAAAGGTAAAAAGATTGAAGATTTTTTGCAAACTTTAAATCTTGATTTAAAACTAACTCTATCTTTACTTGAAAAAGGCAAAATAAGTGACGAAAATAACAATCGTTTACAAAAAAATCAAATCTTAAAATCAAACTATATTTATATAACTATTTTTGAACCTCTCTCATATGGTTTAAAACCAATATTTGAAACTTTTCATTTTGCTATTTTTGATAAACCAAGTGGGGTAACTGTTCATCCTTTAACTCATCAACTAAACCTATATACTCTTTTAGATGAAATTAGATTTTATTTAGGAGAAAATGCTTCTTTAGTTCATAGAATTGATACAGAAACATCAGGATTAGTATTAGTTGCTAAAAATGCTTTTAGTGATATGTTTTTAAAAGCTATGTTTGAAGAAAAAGAGTACATAAAAAAATATAAAGCTATTGTTTTTGGAAAAATAGATAAACCTATAAAAATAGACACACCAATCACAAATGATGATGGAATTATAAAACTAAAAATGAAAACTGATATAAACGGTAAAAACTCAACAACGTTGATAACTCCTATATCTTATGATAAAAATAAAAATCAAACTTTAGTTGAAGCTATTCCACTAACAGGAAGACAACATCAAATAAGAGTTCATTTAGACTCTATTGGTCACTCTATAATTGGAGATACACTTTATGGTGTTGATATGAATTTTGCAAATGATTTTTTAAATAAAAAGATTTCAAATGAAAAAAGAGAAGAAGTTACAAAAGCAAAAAGATTGATGTTACAAGCAGATTATTTAGAGTTTAAATTTTTGGATATTATTTATAAATTCTCTTCAAAACAAGTAATTAAATAA
- the sfsA gene encoding DNA/RNA nuclease SfsA gives MKFEKLIHGKLIKRYKRFLADIILENGEMITAHVPNSGAMTSCIEDNCDVWVSFHDDPKRKLKYTLELTKINENIICTNTGVANKIAIEAIKEGTIKELQGYNSLKPEQKYGQNSRIDILLENEKQKCYVEIKSVSLKIDNYLAFPDAVTSRGTKHLKELEDMVKLGHRAVMLYIIQRDDELPFRLACEIDKKYCETFKEVTKNGVEVLVYQSAINLDEIFIKKASNISSF, from the coding sequence GTGAAATTTGAAAAACTCATACATGGAAAATTAATAAAAAGATACAAAAGATTTTTAGCTGATATTATTTTAGAAAATGGTGAAATGATAACTGCTCATGTACCAAATAGTGGAGCAATGACTAGCTGTATAGAAGATAATTGTGATGTTTGGGTAAGTTTTCACGATGACCCAAAAAGAAAATTAAAATATACATTGGAACTCACAAAAATAAATGAAAATATAATTTGTACAAATACAGGTGTTGCAAATAAAATAGCAATTGAAGCTATAAAAGAAGGAACAATAAAAGAGCTTCAAGGATATAACTCTTTAAAACCTGAACAAAAATATGGTCAAAATAGTAGAATTGATATTTTGCTTGAAAATGAAAAACAAAAATGTTATGTTGAAATCAAAAGTGTAAGTTTAAAAATAGATAACTATTTAGCCTTTCCAGATGCTGTAACTTCAAGAGGAACTAAACATCTAAAAGAACTTGAAGATATGGTAAAACTTGGTCATCGAGCTGTAATGTTATACATCATTCAAAGAGATGATGAATTACCTTTTAGATTAGCTTGCGAAATTGATAAAAAATATTGTGAAACTTTTAAAGAAGTGACCAAAAACGGTGTTGAAGTTTTAGTCTATCAATCAGCAATAAATCTTGATGAAATTTTTATAAAAAAAGCTTCAAATATATCTTCATTTTGA
- a CDS encoding MBOAT family O-acyltransferase, whose amino-acid sequence MLFNSYEFVFLFLPITFFIYFYLNSKRLVTLSKIFLVVASLVFYSWWNAIYLPLILGSMVFNFLVGQKLGKKNSKFMLTFGIVGNVALLGYFKYADFFIENFNWVLNKDVNLLHLALPLAISYFTFQQIAFLVDSYRGETKEYNFLNYSLFITFFPQLLMGPIMHHKEIIPQFQTRWKSYIKWENVSLGLFIFAIGLAKKTLIGDPLTDFAQYGFDNAQKLSMIEAWYASTSYVLSYYFDLSGYADMAIGIGKMFNIDIPKNFNSPYKARNFADYWKRWHITLSRFLGDYIYKSLGGNKTIAWVMYLNIMITFFVSGFWHGAGWTFVVWGLLNGIFVVMAHMMKRANLQMNFYVAWSLMFLGLIITRILFVSNNFSDAWYVSTTLFDISNLSFSNLMHIDPYLQSFYIVLALFLALACKNSMEIAQNFKPNFKYIFYTVILLTASLFTFSSAKEFLYFQF is encoded by the coding sequence TTGTTATTTAACTCATATGAATTTGTTTTTTTATTTTTACCTATTACATTTTTCATATATTTTTATTTAAACTCCAAAAGACTTGTTACTCTTAGTAAAATCTTTTTAGTTGTTGCTTCTTTAGTTTTTTATTCTTGGTGGAATGCAATATATCTTCCTTTGATTTTAGGAAGTATGGTTTTTAACTTTTTAGTAGGACAAAAATTAGGTAAAAAGAACTCAAAATTTATGCTAACTTTTGGGATAGTTGGAAATGTAGCACTTTTAGGATATTTTAAATATGCTGATTTTTTTATAGAAAATTTTAACTGGGTTTTAAATAAAGATGTAAATTTACTACATTTAGCTCTTCCTTTAGCTATTAGTTATTTTACTTTCCAACAAATAGCTTTTTTAGTTGATAGTTATAGAGGTGAAACAAAAGAGTACAACTTTCTAAATTACTCTTTATTTATTACTTTCTTCCCTCAATTACTTATGGGACCTATTATGCACCATAAAGAGATTATTCCACAATTTCAAACAAGATGGAAATCTTATATAAAATGGGAAAATGTATCTTTAGGATTGTTTATTTTCGCTATTGGATTGGCTAAAAAAACTTTAATTGGGGATCCACTTACAGATTTTGCCCAATATGGTTTTGATAATGCTCAAAAACTATCAATGATTGAAGCTTGGTATGCTTCAACATCTTATGTTTTATCATACTATTTTGACCTTTCTGGTTATGCTGATATGGCAATAGGAATTGGGAAAATGTTCAATATTGATATTCCTAAAAACTTTAATAGTCCATACAAAGCAAGAAACTTTGCTGATTATTGGAAAAGATGGCATATCACTCTTTCTAGATTTTTAGGAGATTATATTTATAAAAGTCTTGGAGGAAATAAAACTATTGCTTGGGTTATGTACTTAAATATTATGATTACATTTTTTGTATCAGGTTTTTGGCATGGAGCTGGATGGACATTTGTTGTTTGGGGATTATTAAATGGTATTTTTGTTGTTATGGCTCATATGATGAAAAGAGCAAATTTACAAATGAACTTTTATGTAGCTTGGAGTTTGATGTTTTTAGGATTAATAATCACAAGAATTCTGTTTGTTTCAAATAATTTTAGTGATGCTTGGTATGTATCAACAACGCTATTTGATATTTCAAATTTAAGTTTTTCAAATCTTATGCATATTGACCCATATTTACAAAGTTTTTATATAGTCTTAGCACTATTTTTAGCACTTGCTTGTAAAAACAGTATGGAAATTGCACAAAATTTCAAACCAAATTTCAAATACATATTTTATACAGTAATTCTTTTAACTGCATCTTTGTTTACTTTTTCAAGTGCAAAAGAATTCTTATATTTTCAATTCTAG
- a CDS encoding DUF5320 domain-containing protein, translating to MFSLTSFKDELFLILLIFILAILSYFNILIIDKWIIIISLILVVFLGKSFAIELNAKNIKRIYDEKIELQEKVELLESKIEDLEKKIEELKE from the coding sequence TTGTTTAGTTTAACAAGCTTTAAAGATGAACTTTTTTTAATATTATTAATATTTATATTAGCTATTTTGAGTTATTTCAATATTTTAATCATAGATAAATGGATTATAATAATCTCATTAATTCTCGTTGTATTTTTAGGAAAATCATTTGCAATAGAATTAAATGCAAAAAACATAAAAAGAATATATGATGAAAAAATTGAACTTCAAGAAAAAGTAGAATTATTAGAAAGTAAAATTGAAGATCTTGAAAAAAAGATTGAAGAATTAAAAGAATAG
- a CDS encoding bacteriohemerythrin, with translation MRVLKLLKKENHLLNNELIDTLHMEFIDIYNSVDINSNESIKSKAIALLVHTRNHFRKEETLMNRYKYPRSTEHKNEHNKVIAELEFFIDKSSSIFGMNILKSYYLEKLPYWFNYHLLSMDSDLVAFLRTSKTSFHKKKLEVN, from the coding sequence ATGAGAGTATTAAAGTTATTAAAAAAAGAGAATCATCTTCTAAACAATGAGTTAATTGATACTTTACATATGGAGTTTATTGATATTTATAATAGTGTAGATATTAATTCAAATGAGAGTATAAAATCAAAAGCAATTGCATTACTTGTGCATACAAGAAATCATTTCAGAAAAGAAGAAACTTTAATGAATAGATACAAATATCCAAGAAGTACAGAACATAAAAATGAACATAACAAAGTTATTGCAGAGTTGGAATTTTTTATTGATAAATCTTCAAGTATATTTGGTATGAATATTTTAAAATCATACTATTTAGAAAAACTTCCTTATTGGTTTAATTATCATTTATTAAGTATGGATAGTGATTTAGTAGCTTTTTTAAGAACATCAAAAACTTCTTTTCACAAAAAAAAATTAGAAGTAAATTAG
- a CDS encoding replication protein, whose translation MASNLSFGNDKDGYATIDEFYKSLMFQQIMDSDLNRNERDVMLVIFRKTIHYEKWKDRISMYWLSKAVGISDATLRATLERLENKSLIDITRSTGGKSTSNKKYNEFKIHTYFINMVFKKWENIKMENGFTIVREI comes from the coding sequence ATGGCAAGTAATTTATCTTTTGGAAACGACAAAGATGGTTATGCAACTATTGATGAATTTTATAAGTCTTTAATGTTTCAGCAAATAATGGATTCAGATTTAAACAGAAATGAAAGAGATGTGATGTTAGTAATCTTTAGGAAAACAATTCACTATGAAAAATGGAAAGATAGAATCAGTATGTATTGGTTATCAAAAGCAGTTGGGATAAGTGATGCAACATTAAGAGCTACTTTAGAAAGATTAGAGAATAAAAGTCTTATTGATATAACAAGATCAACAGGTGGAAAATCAACTAGCAATAAAAAATATAATGAGTTTAAAATACATACCTATTTTATAAATATGGTTTTCAAAAAATGGGAAAATATTAAAATGGAAAATGGTTTTACTATTGTAAGAGAAATTTAA
- a CDS encoding acyltransferase family protein, translated as MPITLTDNVALSTNIVIAVLLTVLFLTFKKSQHTDVFPISVTQELKGLGILTVVFAHFAYMKVTNSEFLFPLSIIAGVGVDLFLFMSGYGLSVGMLKRPMSALEFYKRRLIKIFIPFWVALIIIFAADAIFLGTFYSVPYMIQSLLGWFPTARGFGDVNSPFWYITWMIMFYALFPLLFSVKRPWLTALILAVIATLIGTFNPLNLEDNWLHRLHTLAFPMGIVAAWLLQESKDKENKLVKYIKEFRNNSKGLARYIVIILMFAVVVYMSLHTSANHWPTIASILGKGFYVEQLSCLIIMLAFIVIFSLKKLDNKFLAVYGLYSYEVYLIHWPLIGRYDIFFDYLPAWAAVIAWMFAFIVVSWLLTKIVNPISAWVDKIAK; from the coding sequence ATGCCTATTACGCTTACTGATAATGTTGCATTATCAACAAATATAGTTATTGCTGTTTTATTAACGGTTTTATTTCTTACATTTAAGAAGTCTCAACATACGGATGTTTTTCCTATTTCTGTTACACAGGAGTTAAAAGGTTTAGGAATTTTAACAGTTGTATTTGCTCATTTTGCATATATGAAGGTTACAAATTCAGAGTTTTTATTTCCTCTTTCTATTATTGCAGGTGTTGGAGTAGATTTATTTCTATTTATGTCTGGTTATGGTTTGAGTGTTGGAATGCTAAAAAGACCTATGTCTGCTTTAGAGTTTTATAAAAGAAGATTAATCAAAATATTTATACCATTTTGGGTAGCTTTAATTATAATTTTTGCAGCTGATGCGATATTTTTAGGGACTTTCTATTCTGTACCATATATGATTCAATCACTTTTGGGTTGGTTCCCAACAGCAAGAGGTTTTGGTGATGTGAATTCACCATTTTGGTATATTACTTGGATGATTATGTTTTATGCTCTTTTCCCACTATTATTTAGTGTAAAAAGACCTTGGTTAACAGCTTTAATTTTAGCTGTAATTGCAACACTGATTGGAACATTTAATCCTTTAAATTTAGAGGATAATTGGCTACATAGATTACATACTTTAGCTTTTCCTATGGGGATAGTTGCTGCTTGGTTATTACAAGAAAGTAAAGATAAAGAAAACAAACTTGTAAAATATATCAAAGAGTTTAGAAATAATTCTAAAGGATTAGCTAGATATATAGTAATTATTTTGATGTTTGCAGTTGTAGTTTATATGTCATTGCATACAAGTGCAAATCATTGGCCAACTATTGCTTCTATTTTGGGAAAAGGTTTCTATGTTGAACAATTATCTTGTTTGATAATAATGTTAGCATTTATAGTAATCTTCTCATTGAAAAAGCTTGACAATAAGTTTTTAGCAGTTTATGGACTTTACTCTTATGAAGTTTATTTAATACATTGGCCACTAATTGGAAGATATGATATTTTCTTTGATTATTTGCCAGCATGGGCAGCTGTAATTGCTTGGATGTTTGCGTTTATAGTTGTTAGTTGGTTATTAACAAAAATTGTAAATCCTATAAGTGCATGGGTTGATAAAATAGCAAAATAA